ACGTAGCTAACCTCAAACTAGACATGGCAACACCATCAGCTTGCTGAACCCACGTGAACAGTGCGAAGAGTTTGGTGCAAATTTTGTTGTTTAGAAGGCGCTATGGCTCGCGGAGtgtcctcgctcgcctcaTGGCGCTAAGCGGCTGGCCAGGATcgtgccgtgtcgtcgtgcgGAGGTACTCGCTACAAAGTAGGGATCTCGTAATCTGTTTCGCGCTGAGTGCCTGAGAGTTCCCAGCCAGCGAATCGAAGCCTGACCGAGCTTTGCAATTGGTCGTGACTGGCCATCGAGGCGCCGTCACTGCGACCCATTTTGCCCGAAATGCGGGAGACGTGACACTTCTCACCGCCGCGGGATGCAGCGCTGCAATGGGATGCAAAAGTGCTTCTTGACTCGAAGGTTCCGTCTTCGAGTCTATCGAACTTTGGATAAAGAACGGGTGGCATGGGATCAGCTCTCGCcacggccccctccccccggtcCTGCGGACCCCTCCTCTTATTCGttcacctcctcctcctcttcgcccccctgctcctcttccgcgttcccctcctcctcttcttcgtctctctcctcctcctcttcgtctacctgctcctcttcttcgtctacctgctcctcttcttcgtcttcctccttctGTGCCTCTTCCCCACCCCTTCAACTCTCTCCTCCAGCGCTTTGTAACCCCCGTCCGGCCCCCAATTACCTCCTCCAGTCCGCCCCCAACTGTAGGTTTGGTCATGTTAGGACGCGTGGTGGGGTTGGAGTTCAGCGACGCGTCGCTTGCGAGCAGCGCGTGTCCCCAAATTCTATAAATTGCCGGGTTTGTCTGCCCGCGCCCTTGGGATTCTCTACTATCCAACTCAGTTCTGATCACATTTCCAACCTACAGCTGCTCAGAGGTGTTGGATTCTTAGACATCGCACTTCCCACCTCTCACGCAGTAGGGCACTGAACATTTTACCGATCGATTCTCCAGAACATGGACACCCTTAACCCAAGTCGATGGAAACAAGCAATGAATGACGATACTCTCCCGCAGCCGCACACCGGTCCAAGCTTAGCCGATGACCCAGAGTTTTCATCTCTTTACGATACGCCGTATCATGTGCACAAATCATCTTTCGACGGACTGACGTCGGCGGACCAAGGTTATGTCCTCCAGCCTATCGATCGATTGGATATAGGGAGCGACTCCCTTGAGCTCAGCAATCCTTCTCAAGAGACGATGAACCCACATCCGTCTCCATGGTGAGTTCCTTGTGTGGTATACCCTTTCCTGCTTGTCCGCCTGGCCGGACTCTTGGGGAAGGCGGTGCCATATTACAAGAGAACTACATTTAGTCGCTACCTTCCCATCCACACATCAGGTAAGCAAATAGGAGATGGCCGAGTATAGTCAAATGCTATAAGCCTCGAGCCGATTGCCCCAGACGTCTTATCGTCTACGAAAAGCACCGTCGAATCGTGTCCAGTCGTGGTCGACTGAATGTACTCGGGAATGTACAAATGAGCTGGGGAATGGTGGCGCATGGTGTCATGCACCAAGAGCAAAAAACAAATGCAAAGCAAGGGGCAATCAGGTAGGTCTATGGGCCGGTCTATACGTCGGCATAGGCTGGCCACATACAGCTCTCGTCTCTAGAAAAAAGACGATTTATCTCCTCCATGCTCGCGGCTTGCCTCACGGCTTGCCGTTCTAAGGTCGACACGATCCCCCACAAGTCTTTAGGCTGAGAGGTAAGTTTCTCACCGTAACAAGTGTTAATCAGGCGACAGGTGGGCCAGTTCCGGTTATGACCCCTTGAGTGATTCCCCAACCGAAGCTGGTCCGGCCTCTATGCATCCAGGTCTCGGCAGGCCCATTGAACAGGATCAGGGAACTATCAATCCTGTTGAACTTACCCTAAGTAGGGAGGGCACCAGCGGTTCTTTTCACCTAGAGGCCGTGCTAGGAGAGCCCCTCGTTTATGGCTTTCCTCCAGATGCGCCAGACTGGGAACGCCACGGTATCAAACCCCGTATGGGCAATTGCGCTATCGGGTCCGCTCGGTAAGTCCAGTCCTCCGTCCGGCGCAATGCGACATCAACAATTCCACCAATATATTGACAGTAACAGTGAGCCTGGAATGGTGCAGTCGAAGGGTTCGACTTGCAATACGCATGGCAGGAATTGCTCTCGCCACCCTTGCGACGCTTGCGGAGTTTGTTTGTCAAGGAAGTGGAATCTCGGCCGTCATCAGAAACAATCCTGTGCTGGTCTGTCACGACCGAACGGCTCTACATGCACGCATCTAGGACCATGCGTTCGTTGCAATGCATGTGGAACTTGCTTGTCAACCAAGTCTAATTGCGAACGTCATCAGGAAATGCACTGTCCTACCGGTGTCAAGGAAAACCAACTGGGTGGCCGCTGAGCATATCAGCCGGGGGGCGGTTTCGCTTGGAGCTGTATAGGCTTCCAAAAGTCAATTGACGTGCATTTCTGCTGACCTTCCGAGTCCATCATGTTCGAAATGTATTCCATATATCTTGCTCAGTCAGCTCGCGCGATCCCACCGGAGCCAAATTCGCAAGTTCCACTGAGTCAACTAGGACTCGATCGTGACGGCCGTAGGAAGCCGTCAACGGCTTACAGGGATTTTATGCGAGCCTGTTCATCTAGCGGGTTTCTCATTTTCATTGTTTTTCTTTTCCTATCATCATTTCTACTTCTATGTATTTATTGGCTTATTCTGGCAGAGAGGAGCCTGAAAATGCAACCAAATGTTTCTCTCGACATCGCCACCTCGTTCCTTATCCCAACTACTGTCCTTCATATGTAATCGCGTCTGCTGCGTCACCACCCCAGCAGCACATTGAGGTCAGTCCGTCCAATgctctgcccgcccgcgcaaTGCAACCCGATACGTCCGGTCCTCTGCGGCAGCACGCAGCCCCCATTGGCGAATGAAAGACGCCCCGAAACATCGATCGATTCAATCGTGTGCTCTcgacatacatacatacatatatCCCGGGCGCGATCACACCaccccgccccctcctctcctgtCAGCTGCAAGCCACTCCGAGCAGAATCaacaccacacacacccaccaccatgacGCACTCTTGTTGGCTCACCCGCCCGTTCACCTTCCCGCGGTGGCAAAACACAGCATGCTAGCAAGGGAGTGAGTTAGCTCTGCTGGCAGGCatgcacctgcacctgcacctcAAATCCCATCCCGATCGCCCTTCGTGCAagtagtaacttagtagtaGAAGGagcaacggcggccacgagcgcAACCGCAATCGTAACCTCTTCCCTGCATCGCACCGCTCTGCACACAAACCCCAGTACTATTCAATAACACCCGTCATCAATCATCCCAACATCTCAAAACCCGTCCTCATTTCCCAGGTTCATCATCAACTCCACCTCGAAATcatgtcctcctcctcgtcgcccacgagcatgcccatccaccaccaccaccactaccgcTCCCAAGGTCAGTCAATCAGACAACACAATCCACACCCATGCCATCCAATCCATCCTTTCCCCCCGTCTATCGGACATCGCTCCAACATCATTGAAACAATACATGTATCCCTTATCCTCCCCCCCAACGCACCGCCACAAATCACATCATCCTttcccctttcccccttcccccttccctACTCCTTCACGTTGGTGCATCTAACACGCAcctacacacacacgcatcgcatcgcatcgcatcgcattcGCATCAGGCCAagtacgcacgcacgcacgctgaccagctcgtcatgccacagaggaggagcaagaggaggagaaagcAAAAgccgcgccccccgccgcccccgccgcacACCCAGACGCCAACGCTGCTCGCGCCATGGATCACACCAATTCCTGGAAGCCCAgtctcgaccgccgccaaagCTGGAGCAAGGAGGACCAGAAGCACGCCCTGCAAATGTcctcgctcgacggcgtcaaggccgggcCAGGGTTTACCGAGAAGTAGgagaggctgctgcgggaggACcacggtgtgtgtgtgtttcACAGAATGGCCGGACAAGGCATCAacggtacggtacggcaCACATCAAATCACGGCAATGAGCAATCTTCGCCACTTGGGACCGCATGGCAAGGCACCATGCATAATTGTATTCGTTGGCTTCCATTGCAGCAACAAAGTTGATCAATTCCTCGCTTGTATCCCAGAGCCATGCGCCGTGATACCTAGACTACAAAAGAGAATGGTGAGTGAGGACTTTCCGCCCAgcctccccccaccccagCATGGGTATTCCAAAATCACTCCTTCACAGACCATTGGGGCCTCTTCCCGTTGAGACATACTCACCCACAACACCCACGGCGTATGCAATGCCTGCCACCCAAACGgtgcccaccaccaccttccGAGCGAggctcctcttcttcttgccccgATACTTGCCCCTACCAGTAAAGCTTTCCTCGGTAGACGGTGGCGATGGCttggccccctccccggcaACTCCGTCATAATTGACAAAACCCGTGGGGCTGGCAAAGTTGCCCGTCACAGGCTTGCCCATCATGTCGATGGGATTGACGGGAGCTCCCGTGGCCTGCGCCAACGTCGACTCGGGCGAGCCGGGTCGCACCTTTCGAAACACGAGCACGTCGCCGCTCCCAGACACAATCTCGTACCCCTGCGACTGAAGTGGTGCGAAGTGCGGCAGGAATTTGGAGGGGTTGGACAGGCGCAACAGGGCCGCCGCAGGAGATTCTGACGAGGTCGTTTCATGAACCCCAGATGCCGTCTCGGCAATGGTGATGCTCTGCGTTGCAGGGTCATATGCGAGAATCTTGTACAAGGCTGGCTGttccgcctcggcctgggTCGCCGACGCAGTCGCATGCTCCCTaggcgccttggccttgtggTGCTTGACAAAAGTCGGCCACGTCGACTCTCCATTGCACTCTTCTGCGTAGCTCGTCTGCAGGCCCTGAGGCGCCTTGGAGTAGTGATCTTCATGGTCTGTCGCCCCGCGAGGTCTGGCAAACCGGGCTCTTCGCTGCGTGGCGCCCCGGTTCATAGCGGGTTCCAACTTGGTAGACTCTTGAGGGAAGCTCTCGTCCATTGAGCTCACCTGCGTCTCCTCACTCTCGCCGCTTTGAGACACCATGCTTGGCGGTGCTCCgtggtcgtcatcgttgcGGTTGTTTGGGTACAAAGTCGACTTCGAAGGAGAGTTGGACGTACTCCACGATGTCACAAAGTCCTCGGGAAAGTCGCGCACATAGTTGCCAGTCAAGGCCGGCTCAGTCTTTCTCTTGAGGCGACCGACTGTGTCTTGCGCAACCTTGGACTCGGCGTCCCAGTTGAGCTCGAGATCCGACTTGGCCCTTTCCAACTTGGCCTTCTGGCTGCTGTCGCGAACCTTGCGGAGAACCTCAGCTCGAATCTGGTCGGCTGTCCTCGAGCTCAGCGCATCGTCCTCCGTCGCATCTACGCCACTAGAAGACGTCACAGACGCAGAGGGCCCTGATCCTTTAGAGTCAAAGGCCCTCAAGCCATTTGCAACGACGTCTGGGGCTACCACCGGCTTCCCGTCGGGCTCGTTGTGCATCACGGGCTTGTATTGAGTCAAGTCGGCGTAAAACTTGGTTGCCTCTTCTGGATGGATCGGGTAGGCTCGGCTAGGAGAGTCGAACTTGCGTGGCCTGTACTTGTCGAGATCCTCGTAATGCTTCGTTAGCTCTTCCGGATGGACGTGTGTCTTTTTGCTCGGCTCTTCGTATCCCGCCGTCGGGTACTTTGAAAGGTCTTTGTACTGCTTGGAAGCCAGCTCCGGGTGGATACGCTCCGTTTCCGGACCGGCATTGGGGAAGGCTTGGTACTTGGACAGGTCCTCATACTGCTTGGAAGCCTCCTCGGGGTGGATGCGGGGGGTGGCTGGACCGCTGTTGTCGTACTGGGAGTACTTGTGCAGATCTTCGTAGTTCTTGGAgagctcctcgggcgtcagCTTTCTCAGCCCATCCGGCTCGTTCCAGCGCATCGGGCCATATTTGTGTAGGTCGTCGTATTGCTTGGTAGGGTCCTCCAAAGGCACCTCCACCTTGGGA
Above is a genomic segment from Purpureocillium takamizusanense chromosome 2, complete sequence containing:
- a CDS encoding uncharacterized protein (EggNog:ENOG503PHKI), with the translated sequence MLARERSNGGHERNRNRNLFPASHRSAHKPQYYSITPVINHPNISKPVLISQVHHQLHLEIMSSSSSPTSMPIHHHHHYRSQEEEQEEEKAKAAPPAAPAAHPDANAARAMDHTNSWKPSLDRRQSWSKEDQKHALQMSSLDGVKAGPGFTEK
- a CDS encoding uncharacterized protein (COG:S~EggNog:ENOG503P22H) yields the protein MLPSASVPSPRVGIAVIAQQSSRRVPIAAAAGTCFVASRRGQQQRRAFCFGPWSLRADSDAQRDARRRHQGMRYKYMESLNRNLSWANSPRPDDAEAAMKSILTRRLARWSTPGGRYVDANAVKSWSDDVSGLRPGRNIEDVEREAIDHLFGSNKARARHGDPWMPLQNLRTLLHSQRPPVDVTPESVLRATTTAGDHDSSIDPVTNRKRAAAQEPSQTYEDLSFYSSAPLDDPNAPQQLTPEELSKQYKDLGKYKPVSWNEPDGLRKTTREEDSKNYKDLDKYSNVKIDDPNAKQPLSPEEKSKEYNDLDKYKPVTWNEPDGLPQETPEERSKHYDDLHKYGAVRWNEPDGLREPTPEELSKNYKDLESYGPVAWNEPDGLRKLTPEEESKKYADLADYKQGFVAKDSVLQAHEASQQDTTPKAEPLAPKVEVPLEDPTKQYDDLHKYGPMRWNEPDGLRKLTPEELSKNYEDLHKYSQYDNSGPATPRIHPEEASKQYEDLSKYQAFPNAGPETERIHPELASKQYKDLSKYPTAGYEEPSKKTHVHPEELTKHYEDLDKYRPRKFDSPSRAYPIHPEEATKFYADLTQYKPVMHNEPDGKPVVAPDVVANGLRAFDSKGSGPSASVTSSSGVDATEDDALSSRTADQIRAEVLRKVRDSSQKAKLERAKSDLELNWDAESKVAQDTVGRLKRKTEPALTGNYVRDFPEDFVTSWSTSNSPSKSTLYPNNRNDDDHGAPPSMVSQSGESEETQVSSMDESFPQESTKLEPAMNRGATQRRARFARPRGATDHEDHYSKAPQGLQTSYAEECNGESTWPTFVKHHKAKAPREHATASATQAEAEQPALYKILAYDPATQSITIAETASGVHETTSSESPAAALLRLSNPSKFLPHFAPLQSQGYEIVSGSGDVLVFRKVRPGSPESTLAQATGAPVNPIDMMGKPVTGNFASPTGFVNYDGVAGEGAKPSPPSTEESFTGRGKYRGKKKRSLARKVVVGTVWVAGIAYAVGVVGEYVSTGRGPNGL